From Algoriphagus sp. NG3, the proteins below share one genomic window:
- a CDS encoding DUF4221 family protein — protein sequence MINRVIVGIFSMILLSCSQKDASLATSSFKEISSYQINLDRFTSSVEDYIQYLENWKGQEAFAFHVRAKDQIKIYGLESGELLETLAYTAKGPNVFRGIYDFHILNEDSVFLNKRYAYKLYLVNSDYEVIQTLDFLDENDAIDKKTGFPSSKDAFLPVFNRNRLFRKIGDKIYISGAPNFNQKFPEASLTRTLLSTKHLETGEINNLLGFPEKMQGHGWGEFFSMVSVDYSKEEDVFVLSYAADRMMYLTDRNMDIVREFEAFPEGYKDVPPYSAAEMESSEAQLAHWDGHYIFGSAHYDSHRKMIYRVALEPVEGYKPERNLDPLYKPRNMVVMAFDAETFEKRAEMRLKQSEEGVYLDRCFVNERGLNITYVDLENEDQLYFKTFVVE from the coding sequence ATGATCAACCGTGTGATAGTAGGGATTTTTTCCATGATATTATTATCCTGCTCACAAAAGGATGCCTCGCTTGCAACTTCCAGTTTTAAGGAGATATCGAGTTACCAAATCAATCTTGACCGGTTTACCTCCTCGGTGGAGGATTACATACAATACTTGGAGAACTGGAAGGGGCAGGAAGCCTTTGCATTCCATGTACGGGCAAAGGATCAGATTAAGATCTATGGACTCGAAAGCGGGGAGTTGCTGGAGACCCTTGCTTACACTGCCAAGGGTCCCAATGTCTTTAGGGGAATCTACGATTTTCACATCCTAAATGAGGACAGTGTATTTTTGAACAAACGGTATGCTTACAAACTTTACCTAGTGAATAGTGACTATGAGGTGATTCAAACTTTGGACTTCCTCGATGAAAATGATGCGATAGACAAGAAGACAGGATTTCCTAGCTCGAAAGACGCTTTTTTGCCTGTATTCAACAGAAACCGTTTGTTCAGGAAGATAGGAGACAAGATTTATATTTCTGGTGCACCAAATTTTAATCAGAAGTTTCCGGAGGCATCACTTACACGTACACTGTTATCGACTAAACACCTAGAAACCGGAGAGATAAATAATCTGCTAGGTTTCCCCGAGAAGATGCAGGGGCATGGATGGGGAGAGTTTTTCTCCATGGTATCTGTTGATTATAGTAAGGAGGAGGACGTTTTTGTCTTAAGTTATGCAGCGGATAGGATGATGTATTTGACAGACAGGAATATGGATATAGTTCGTGAATTTGAGGCATTCCCCGAAGGATATAAAGACGTTCCGCCATACTCTGCAGCTGAAATGGAAAGCAGTGAGGCTCAATTGGCCCATTGGGACGGGCATTATATATTCGGTTCCGCACACTATGATTCTCATAGAAAAATGATCTATAGAGTAGCCTTGGAGCCGGTAGAGGGCTATAAGCCAGAGCGTAACTTAGACCCATTGTACAAGCCCCGGAATATGGTGGTGATGGCTTTTGACGCAGAGACATTCGAGAAAAGAGCGGAAATGAGATTAAAACAAAGTGAAGAGGGGGTCTATCTGGACCGCTGCTTTGTTAATGAACGGGGATTGAATATCACCTATGTTGATTTGGAAAACGAGGATCAACTGTATTTTAAAACCTTCGTAGTGGAATGA
- a CDS encoding OmpA family protein, which yields MKNHFLWICLLLLVGVSSCKSLQEKGNDQFLSGQYQYAINTFSQILAEDPDNREANQVVAESYRLSNRIENAAPYYQKLIDEEPTFESYYRLGLSLKAQDKNDEAREAFEKAKGYTQDESYLAETQRQLESIRLAQGLENYWPNHVLANYKDLNTVGPDYAPVISEDFLYFTSGRQASGIYPADGSPYTKLFRARAEGLRVDVSGAQALPEFKNEEGLNQAAIAISPDGNTIIYARGNSTSDKDLPETALFASYFRGGGFTQPIWMPVNEDETWWNSTPAFSPDGNELYFASNRPGGYGGIDLYKATRLANSDFGNPVNLGPTINTPGNELFPRPMADGKLFFSSDGHPGYGKLDLFVAEKDESGNQVIKNLGENFNSINDDFALFFTEYPKAGFISSNREGGVGDDDIYFFEDKTPKPKIINVLLNVYTKQRVAGEDDAVLEQTRVVLYDSLNKQAGGDFSNSNGRVRFTLAPDADFSIIASKTGYFSKSITYTTRGKTPDVSTLVQDVTNITLDTTIVLDQLVLDRSIVLENIYYDLDKAEIRPDAAIELDKLVQILKDNPSIRIELSSHTDDRSSDAYNQDLSQRRAQSAVDYIVSQGVSADRLVAKGYGESQLIIENASTEEEHQVNRRTEFKVIEIKE from the coding sequence ATGAAAAACCATTTTTTGTGGATTTGTCTTTTACTCCTAGTGGGAGTGAGCTCATGCAAAAGCCTTCAGGAAAAAGGAAACGACCAGTTTCTTTCTGGGCAATACCAATATGCCATCAATACTTTTTCCCAGATTTTAGCTGAAGATCCCGACAACAGGGAAGCAAATCAGGTCGTGGCAGAGAGTTACAGGCTTTCCAATAGAATAGAAAATGCTGCTCCCTATTATCAAAAACTGATAGATGAAGAGCCTACTTTCGAAAGTTACTATCGCTTGGGATTGAGTCTGAAAGCCCAGGATAAGAACGATGAAGCTAGAGAAGCATTTGAAAAAGCTAAGGGCTATACGCAGGATGAGTCTTATCTGGCAGAAACCCAGCGACAGTTGGAGTCCATCAGATTAGCACAAGGATTAGAAAATTACTGGCCAAATCACGTGTTGGCTAATTACAAAGATCTTAATACTGTGGGGCCTGACTATGCACCTGTAATCAGTGAGGATTTTCTGTACTTCACTTCAGGCCGTCAGGCTAGCGGGATTTATCCTGCTGATGGATCTCCATACACCAAGCTGTTCCGTGCCAGAGCGGAAGGGCTGCGTGTGGATGTCAGTGGAGCTCAGGCGCTGCCGGAGTTTAAAAATGAAGAAGGTCTCAATCAAGCTGCAATAGCAATCAGCCCTGATGGGAATACTATTATTTATGCGAGAGGCAATTCTACTTCCGATAAAGACTTGCCCGAAACTGCTCTTTTTGCTTCCTACTTCCGGGGTGGAGGTTTTACCCAGCCGATCTGGATGCCGGTGAACGAAGACGAAACATGGTGGAATTCCACTCCTGCTTTTAGCCCCGATGGAAATGAGCTTTATTTCGCCTCAAATCGTCCGGGGGGATATGGGGGGATTGATCTGTACAAAGCAACAAGACTGGCTAATTCTGATTTTGGGAATCCAGTCAACTTGGGGCCTACTATCAATACTCCGGGAAATGAACTGTTTCCCAGACCTATGGCTGATGGTAAGTTGTTCTTTTCTTCTGACGGGCATCCGGGGTATGGAAAGTTAGACCTTTTTGTGGCTGAGAAAGATGAATCGGGAAATCAGGTGATCAAAAATCTTGGAGAAAATTTCAATAGCATAAATGATGATTTCGCTCTTTTCTTTACTGAATATCCCAAGGCAGGTTTTATCTCATCTAACCGTGAAGGTGGAGTAGGGGATGATGATATCTATTTCTTTGAGGACAAAACCCCAAAACCGAAAATCATCAATGTATTGCTGAATGTCTATACCAAACAGCGGGTAGCAGGAGAAGATGATGCCGTGCTGGAGCAGACCAGGGTAGTACTATACGACAGTCTGAACAAACAAGCCGGAGGTGATTTCTCCAATTCCAATGGAAGGGTTCGGTTCACACTTGCCCCTGATGCTGACTTTTCTATCATCGCATCAAAAACCGGCTATTTCTCTAAGTCCATTACCTACACCACCAGAGGAAAAACCCCTGATGTATCCACGTTGGTTCAGGACGTCACAAACATTACGTTGGATACTACTATAGTGTTGGATCAGCTGGTTTTGGACAGATCTATAGTTTTGGAAAACATCTACTATGATCTGGATAAGGCAGAAATCAGGCCTGATGCAGCGATAGAGCTGGATAAATTGGTTCAGATACTCAAGGATAATCCATCCATCAGAATAGAACTCAGCTCCCATACCGATGATAGATCATCTGATGCGTATAATCAGGATCTATCGCAGCGAAGAGCACAATCTGCAGTGGATTACATTGTGTCGCAAGGTGTTTCAGCAGATAGACTAGTCGCCAAAGGATATGGGGAAAGTCAGTTGATTATCGAGAATGCAAGTACAGAAGAGGAGCATCAAGTAAACAGAAGGACTGAATTCAAAGTGATAGAGATTAAAGAGTAG
- a CDS encoding (Fe-S)-binding protein, whose translation MSTYKVPTMAELAGKGESPEVLFWVGCAGSFDDRYKAVTQAFVKILNKVGVSFAVLGPEEACTGDPARRAGNEFLFQMQAVANIQVMNGYNIKKVVTACPHCFNTIKNEYPALGGNYEVIHHSQFLQQLINEGKVALKGGGEFKGKKITFHDSCYLGRANNVYEAPREVIKALDVELVEMKRCKTKGLCCGAGGAQMFKEPEPGHKDVNVERTEEALATGASTIAVGCPFCLTMMTDGVKNKEKEAEVKVYDLAEMIAKDMGI comes from the coding sequence ATGTCAACATATAAAGTACCAACCATGGCCGAGCTGGCCGGTAAAGGAGAAAGCCCTGAAGTATTGTTTTGGGTGGGATGTGCCGGCTCATTTGATGATAGATATAAAGCCGTGACACAGGCCTTTGTGAAAATACTGAATAAAGTGGGGGTAAGCTTTGCTGTGCTGGGCCCAGAGGAAGCCTGTACTGGCGATCCGGCCAGGCGTGCTGGAAACGAATTTCTCTTCCAGATGCAGGCAGTCGCGAATATCCAGGTGATGAATGGTTATAATATCAAAAAAGTAGTCACTGCTTGTCCGCATTGTTTCAATACCATTAAAAACGAATACCCGGCTTTGGGTGGAAATTACGAAGTGATTCACCATTCACAGTTTCTCCAGCAACTCATCAATGAAGGGAAAGTAGCCCTCAAAGGTGGAGGGGAATTTAAGGGTAAGAAGATCACTTTTCACGATTCCTGTTATTTGGGGAGGGCAAATAACGTGTACGAAGCTCCCCGGGAAGTCATCAAAGCACTGGATGTAGAACTTGTGGAAATGAAGCGCTGCAAGACCAAAGGGCTATGCTGTGGGGCAGGTGGAGCGCAGATGTTCAAAGAACCAGAACCTGGGCATAAGGACGTGAACGTGGAACGAACTGAGGAGGCTTTAGCCACAGGGGCAAGCACTATAGCGGTGGGATGCCCTTTCTGTCTTACCATGATGACGGATGGTGTGAAAAACAAGGAAAAGGAGGCAGAAGTAAAGGTTTATGACTTGGCAGAGATGATTGCCAAAGACATGGGTATTTGA
- a CDS encoding 4Fe-4S dicluster domain-containing protein, whose translation MSFLPQLIFLIILIATGFILIRRVKFLRRNILLGKPEARNDQPGKRWKTMLLVAFGQQKMFKRFIPAILHLFVYVGFLVINLEVLEFAIDGIVGTHRIFAPFLGSAYTVAMNIFEFLAVAVLVSCVIFLIRRNITKVPRLIKPDLKGWPAMDANIILVIEIVLMIAILKMNASDQVLASRGVGHYIPVGGLFFSGLLKPLFEGFSSEFLIVVERAAWWFHIIGILAFAIYVTYSKHLHIFLAFPNTWYTRLKPKGEMSTMPAVTNEVNMMLGIPSEAPADAPAEIARFGAKDINDLSWINILNAFSCTECGRCSAECPANITGKKLSPRKIMMDVRDRAEEVGKSLDAGGKGLEDGKSLLGDYITKEELNACTSCNACVEACPVNIDPLAIILEMRRYVAMEESGTPAQWNAMFQNMETSFSPWKFSPQDRFNWAEKVKEEDIK comes from the coding sequence ATGAGCTTTTTACCTCAACTTATATTTTTGATCATTTTGATAGCTACAGGCTTCATCCTGATCAGACGAGTCAAATTCCTTCGTAGAAATATTCTTTTGGGTAAGCCAGAAGCACGTAACGACCAACCAGGCAAGCGATGGAAGACTATGCTACTGGTGGCATTTGGTCAGCAAAAGATGTTTAAGCGATTTATCCCGGCGATTCTGCACCTCTTTGTATATGTGGGGTTTTTGGTGATCAACCTGGAAGTTTTAGAGTTTGCCATTGACGGCATCGTCGGGACACACCGTATTTTTGCGCCTTTTCTAGGAAGCGCTTATACGGTGGCGATGAATATCTTTGAGTTTTTGGCTGTAGCAGTACTTGTTTCCTGCGTTATCTTTCTCATCCGGAGAAATATCACCAAAGTACCGCGCTTAATCAAACCTGACCTTAAAGGATGGCCGGCAATGGATGCCAATATTATATTAGTAATTGAGATTGTATTGATGATCGCAATTCTAAAAATGAATGCATCGGATCAGGTGTTGGCCTCTCGGGGAGTTGGACATTACATTCCCGTTGGGGGATTATTTTTCAGCGGATTGTTGAAACCTCTTTTTGAAGGTTTTAGCTCAGAGTTTCTAATCGTCGTGGAGCGGGCAGCATGGTGGTTTCACATCATAGGCATATTGGCTTTTGCTATCTATGTGACATATTCTAAGCATTTGCATATTTTCTTAGCCTTCCCTAATACCTGGTACACTAGATTGAAACCAAAGGGAGAGATGTCAACTATGCCGGCGGTGACCAATGAGGTGAATATGATGCTGGGTATACCATCTGAGGCTCCCGCAGATGCCCCTGCGGAGATAGCAAGGTTTGGAGCAAAAGATATTAATGACCTGAGTTGGATTAATATTCTGAATGCTTTTTCCTGTACAGAATGCGGAAGATGCTCAGCTGAGTGTCCTGCAAACATCACAGGAAAGAAACTCTCCCCCAGAAAAATCATGATGGATGTGCGGGATAGGGCAGAGGAAGTAGGCAAAAGTCTGGATGCAGGAGGGAAAGGACTGGAAGACGGGAAGTCTCTCTTGGGAGATTACATCACGAAAGAAGAACTGAATGCCTGTACCAGTTGCAATGCATGCGTGGAAGCCTGCCCGGTGAATATTGACCCGCTGGCGATTATTCTGGAAATGAGGAGATATGTGGCAATGGAGGAATCCGGAACCCCGGCACAGTGGAATGCCATGTTCCAAAATATGGAAACCAGTTTTTCCCCATGGAAATTCAGTCCTCAGGATAGATTCAATTGGGCGGAGAAAGTGAAGGAAGAAGATATAAAGTGA
- a CDS encoding RNA polymerase sigma factor: MKSFFEAHIWPQRGRLYRLGYLWVRDRALSEDLLQNVFEKTFEREEELQNHPNLSGWLVRSLKNEVLMHFRQSKKLESLEGLEELKVEESTSEETTDSVRQVMNLVKNLPLRQQEIFHLREVEGLSYEEIAEHLDISLEQVKVNLHRARKSIRERMLNQNTTK, from the coding sequence ATGAAGTCATTTTTTGAAGCACATATCTGGCCGCAAAGAGGCAGACTCTACCGGCTCGGCTATCTCTGGGTCAGGGACAGAGCCCTATCAGAGGACTTGCTTCAGAATGTCTTTGAAAAAACTTTCGAACGGGAAGAGGAACTGCAAAACCACCCAAATCTCTCCGGGTGGCTGGTCAGAAGTTTGAAAAATGAAGTTTTGATGCACTTCAGGCAATCAAAAAAACTGGAGTCACTGGAAGGACTTGAAGAACTGAAAGTTGAGGAATCGACATCAGAGGAAACCACCGACTCGGTAAGGCAAGTAATGAACTTAGTGAAAAATTTGCCTTTGCGCCAGCAAGAGATCTTCCACTTGAGAGAAGTGGAAGGACTGAGTTATGAAGAAATTGCTGAGCACCTAGACATAAGCCTGGAACAAGTGAAAGTAAATCTTCACAGAGCCAGAAAAAGCATTCGGGAGCGGATGCTCAACCAAAACACGACAAAATGA
- a CDS encoding DUF4252 domain-containing protein, with product MKKLLLIPLLVFAFVIKAQAQDDAIQRFFSKYMEDDRFSRVYISPKMMQMAGGFLKSNAGTDKDAEDLGILIQKVKGIRILSSDEVNGMTFYKEAMGTLSKNKYEDLMIVEDKGSSLKFMVREEGGLVKELMMISGKDGDFTLLSMLGSFTYEDLNMLAEKTDIPGMDLYTKGGKGSKGVK from the coding sequence ATGAAGAAACTACTATTAATTCCGCTTTTGGTATTCGCTTTTGTCATTAAGGCACAAGCCCAAGACGATGCTATCCAGCGTTTTTTCTCCAAGTATATGGAAGACGATCGTTTCTCCAGGGTATATATCAGCCCTAAGATGATGCAGATGGCAGGAGGATTTCTGAAAAGCAACGCTGGCACAGACAAAGATGCCGAGGATCTAGGTATACTAATTCAAAAAGTAAAAGGGATCCGTATCCTTTCTTCCGACGAAGTCAATGGAATGACTTTCTATAAAGAAGCAATGGGCACGCTTTCCAAGAACAAGTACGAAGATCTGATGATCGTAGAAGACAAGGGAAGTAGCCTGAAGTTTATGGTTCGTGAGGAAGGCGGATTAGTCAAGGAACTCATGATGATATCTGGAAAAGACGGAGATTTCACTTTACTGTCCATGCTGGGAAGCTTCACTTATGAAGATCTAAACATGCTGGCTGAAAAAACGGATATCCCGGGAATGGATCTTTATACTAAAGGAGGCAAAGGATCAAAGGGAGTAAAATAA
- a CDS encoding DUF4252 domain-containing protein has product MKRIILTLALIGSVMTVHAQSKSVSALYEKYKSEEDFFHMELAGNFMNFANGFKIDIDKNDMATVAKSIEKLKFFTLPDHADDARLEYKTLQKGLQKERYELLMEASEGKKGGVMVYSKGGNTISDLVVLVGGDEGNLMVVELKGKFDQELVAKAANYKGKP; this is encoded by the coding sequence ATGAAAAGGATAATTCTCACCCTGGCATTAATCGGATCGGTAATGACCGTCCATGCCCAGAGTAAAAGCGTCAGCGCATTGTATGAAAAATATAAAAGTGAAGAGGACTTCTTCCACATGGAGCTAGCGGGCAATTTCATGAACTTTGCCAACGGCTTCAAAATCGACATTGACAAAAACGATATGGCTACTGTGGCTAAATCTATTGAAAAGTTAAAGTTCTTCACCTTGCCAGATCATGCCGATGATGCCAGGCTAGAATACAAAACATTGCAAAAAGGCTTACAAAAAGAACGCTATGAACTCCTGATGGAAGCCTCTGAAGGAAAAAAAGGAGGAGTGATGGTATACTCCAAAGGCGGAAATACAATTTCTGATCTGGTAGTGCTGGTGGGAGGTGACGAAGGAAACTTAATGGTAGTGGAGCTTAAAGGTAAATTTGACCAAGAACTAGTGGCAAAAGCAGCCAATTACAAGGGGAAACCTTAA
- the upp gene encoding uracil phosphoribosyltransferase, with product MFVLSETPSIANRFLREMRDIHIQNDRMRFRRNLERIGEIMAYEISKSFDYVSEEIETPLASTFSLNPALHPVVISVMRASLPFYQGFLNYLDQADSGFIGAFRDESKVGTISVQLGYHASPTVEGRIIILADPMLATGKSLVESIQTILSQGTPKHIHVAAIIAAPEGIQYLKDNVNCPYSLWLGAIDEKLNHQSYIIPGLGDAGDLAFGPKL from the coding sequence ATGTTTGTTCTATCCGAAACACCATCTATTGCAAACCGTTTTCTCAGGGAAATGAGAGATATCCATATTCAAAACGACCGGATGCGCTTTCGGAGGAATCTGGAACGGATAGGGGAAATTATGGCTTATGAAATTTCAAAATCCTTTGATTACGTATCAGAAGAAATAGAAACTCCCCTTGCCTCCACTTTTTCACTTAACCCCGCCTTGCACCCTGTGGTAATCTCGGTAATGAGGGCCTCACTTCCCTTTTACCAGGGGTTCTTAAACTATCTTGACCAGGCAGATAGTGGATTTATCGGGGCGTTTAGGGATGAGAGCAAAGTAGGAACTATATCAGTACAACTCGGATACCATGCCAGCCCAACAGTCGAGGGCAGGATTATCATTTTAGCTGACCCAATGCTCGCTACAGGAAAATCTCTCGTGGAGTCTATCCAAACAATCCTTTCTCAAGGAACACCCAAGCACATCCACGTGGCTGCCATCATTGCTGCTCCAGAAGGCATTCAATACCTTAAGGACAATGTCAACTGCCCATACTCTTTATGGCTCGGAGCTATTGATGAGAAATTGAACCACCAATCTTATATCATTCCCGGATTAGGCGATGCAGGGGATCTTGCATTCGGCCCAAAATTATAA
- a CDS encoding calcium/sodium antiporter, which yields MLPYLLLILGLAILLYGGKILVDGASAMAVKLGMSAGLIGMTVVAFGTSAPELLVSVNAALKGNADISIGNVIGSNIANIALVLGISGLFYPILIKRSHIRFDYVATLLVTILFYGLSYNGLISLWEGILLFSLFIAFNIYLFKNPEVELVDPSEVEEEIEQVKKHSWFVAIALFVGGVAGLYFGSELLVNNAVIISREFGVSERIIGVTIIAIGTSLPELITSIIAALAKKTDMALGNILGSNIMNVLSIIGITAMIKPIGVSQAFIDSDFIWMLAITVLLFLLMRWKMKIYRVEGALLLLSYFAYLFFLL from the coding sequence ATGCTTCCTTACCTTCTTTTAATACTTGGCTTGGCCATTCTTCTATATGGGGGAAAAATTCTTGTAGACGGCGCATCTGCGATGGCTGTCAAATTAGGAATGAGTGCAGGACTTATCGGTATGACAGTAGTCGCATTTGGGACCTCTGCACCTGAACTCTTAGTGAGCGTCAATGCAGCCTTAAAAGGCAATGCTGATATTTCTATTGGAAATGTAATCGGCTCCAATATCGCCAATATCGCCTTGGTTCTAGGTATAAGTGGGCTATTCTATCCTATTTTGATCAAAAGAAGCCACATCCGTTTCGACTATGTAGCCACCTTATTGGTCACCATTCTTTTCTATGGGCTGAGTTACAATGGCCTTATTAGCTTATGGGAAGGAATATTACTTTTCAGTTTATTTATTGCCTTTAATATCTATCTTTTCAAAAACCCTGAAGTCGAACTGGTAGATCCATCAGAAGTGGAAGAAGAAATCGAACAGGTCAAAAAACACTCTTGGTTCGTGGCTATTGCCTTATTTGTCGGTGGTGTTGCTGGCTTATATTTCGGATCTGAATTGCTTGTCAACAACGCGGTGATAATTTCCAGAGAATTTGGTGTGTCTGAACGGATTATCGGAGTTACCATAATTGCTATTGGCACAAGCCTACCAGAGCTTATCACTTCGATTATCGCCGCATTGGCAAAGAAAACCGACATGGCCCTTGGAAACATCCTGGGAAGCAACATCATGAACGTCCTTTCGATTATAGGCATCACTGCCATGATTAAGCCAATAGGCGTTTCGCAGGCATTTATTGATTCGGATTTTATCTGGATGCTGGCTATTACTGTATTGCTTTTTCTGCTGATGAGATGGAAAATGAAAATCTACAGAGTAGAGGGAGCACTGCTCTTACTTAGCTACTTTGCCTACTTGTTCTTTCTGCTATGA
- the sdaAA gene encoding L-serine ammonia-lyase, iron-sulfur-dependent, subunit alpha translates to MSYLFESFKGWKSYCEERNMTLPESVIEYESDQKNGSSDLIKAGLLQAYGVMKDAVKTGLEEEMTSRSGMINNGAKKVYNHPLSVLSPEFQKLISRALAAKEVNSCMGRVVAAPTAGASGILPGTLVTLQEIHSLNDEQIVEGLLVGAGIALIIEEKASLAGAVGGCQAETGSAAAMASGAIVYCLGGNTDQIFNAVAVTIQCMLGLICDPVAGLVEVPCVVRNASAAAIAFSSAQIALANVSAVIPVDECVEAMGEVGASMESRYKETAMGGLAATLTGQEISERVLIKDIEILPDENSDE, encoded by the coding sequence ATGAGTTACTTATTTGAATCCTTCAAAGGCTGGAAAAGCTATTGTGAAGAAAGAAACATGACTTTGCCTGAGTCTGTAATTGAGTATGAATCTGACCAGAAAAACGGTTCTTCAGATCTCATAAAAGCTGGATTGTTACAGGCTTATGGCGTGATGAAAGATGCCGTGAAAACCGGATTGGAGGAGGAAATGACCTCTCGCTCAGGAATGATCAACAATGGGGCAAAGAAAGTGTACAATCATCCTTTGTCTGTGCTTTCTCCTGAATTTCAAAAGTTAATTTCCCGCGCACTTGCGGCCAAGGAGGTTAATTCCTGTATGGGACGTGTAGTGGCTGCCCCCACAGCTGGTGCTAGTGGGATATTGCCTGGTACATTGGTCACGCTTCAGGAAATCCATAGCCTGAACGACGAGCAGATTGTAGAGGGGCTTTTGGTGGGAGCCGGTATCGCTTTGATCATTGAAGAAAAGGCGAGCTTGGCTGGGGCGGTAGGAGGATGTCAGGCGGAGACAGGCTCAGCTGCGGCCATGGCATCCGGAGCGATTGTATATTGTCTAGGGGGCAATACAGATCAGATTTTCAATGCTGTGGCGGTGACCATCCAATGTATGTTAGGCCTCATATGCGATCCGGTAGCTGGGTTGGTGGAGGTGCCCTGTGTGGTGCGGAATGCCAGTGCGGCGGCTATTGCTTTCAGTTCTGCCCAGATAGCTTTGGCAAATGTCAGCGCAGTGATCCCGGTAGACGAATGCGTAGAGGCGATGGGAGAAGTGGGGGCTTCTATGGAAAGTAGGTACAAGGAAACTGCGATGGGGGGATTGGCTGCTACTTTGACCGGGCAAGAAATTTCCGAGCGGGTGCTGATCAAAGATATAGAGATCTTGCCTGATGAGAACTCAGATGAATAG
- a CDS encoding OsmC family protein, with translation MPTIKSSYLGNLRTASEHLQSGVKILTDAPVDNNGKGEAFSPTDLVASALGSCMVTIMGIMANRDAVSLDGLSWEVTKVMQSSPRKISEIIVDFHWENPVEDETMIKKLKNAAKTCPVALSLDPGIKQTLNFDF, from the coding sequence ATGCCCACTATAAAAAGTTCATATTTAGGTAATTTGAGAACTGCCTCTGAGCATCTTCAATCTGGTGTGAAAATCTTGACCGATGCCCCTGTCGATAACAATGGCAAAGGGGAGGCTTTTTCGCCTACCGATTTGGTAGCGAGTGCTCTGGGAAGCTGTATGGTGACTATAATGGGCATTATGGCCAATCGTGATGCTGTATCTTTAGACGGCCTTTCTTGGGAGGTCACCAAGGTGATGCAGTCATCTCCGAGAAAAATCAGTGAAATAATTGTTGATTTTCACTGGGAAAATCCGGTAGAAGATGAGACAATGATCAAAAAATTAAAAAATGCGGCCAAGACTTGTCCTGTCGCCCTTAGCTTGGATCCTGGAATCAAGCAGACACTGAATTTTGATTTCTAG